A genomic stretch from Anoplopoma fimbria isolate UVic2021 breed Golden Eagle Sablefish chromosome 8, Afim_UVic_2022, whole genome shotgun sequence includes:
- the LOC129094668 gene encoding complement factor H-like has product MLLSVIFLFFQLWGNVEVSSSQIACLTLPDVPHAIISEDTEKAEYQGGHLIHFTCEPGYTTSGPPIRYVCTSEGWLAVQQETCNQVTCTEPEIENGRVLEKFPEYKENEVLNFQCNPHHKRTEGRPSTCTKRGTGSEWSPTPACEPITCRLTLPPLEGTRYDPSFRSSFSPGDTVRVICGEKYWVSTRQDTTAVNTCQENGEWTFTPVCQEFTCSDRRPQHVSYWYAGYLNQRKLDKTVSYWCVEGYKKTANLATCTRDDWKPNPLCQEIVGT; this is encoded by the exons ATGCTATTGTCTGtaatctttctgtttttccaacTCTGGGGTAATGTGGAAGTTTCTTCATCACAGATTG catGCTTAACGCTCCCAGATGTTCCTCATGCCATAATTTCAGAAGACACGGAAAAAGCTGAGTACCAAGGAGgacatttgatacatttcacTTGTGAACCCGGCTACACTACATCAGGTCCACCTATCAGATATGTTTGCACGAGCGAGGGCTGGCTGGCAGTCCAACAGGAAACGTGCAACC AGGTAACATGTACTGAACCAGAGATTGAAAATGGTCGTGTGCTTGAAAAATTTCCCGAgtacaaagaaaatgaagtccTGAACTTTCAATGTAATCCTCACCATAAACGCACTGAAGGAAGACCTTCAACATGCACCAAACGAGGAACAGGATCAGAGTGGAGCCCCACACCTGCATGTGAAC CAATAACATGTAGACTGACACTGCCGCCACTGGAGGGAACCAGGTATGATCCATCTTTCAGAAGTAGTTTTTCACCTGGTGACACAGTGAGAGTCATTTGTGGAGAGAAGTACTGGGTTTCTACCCGTCAGGACACCACAGCAGTAAATACATGCCAAGAGAATGGAGAATGGACATTCACACCAGTATGCCAAG AGTTTACATGCAGCGATCGAAGACCGCAACATGTGTCTTACTGGTATGCCGGATATTTAAATCAAAGGAAATTGGATAAGACTGTAAGTTATTGGTGTGTGGAAGGCTACAAGAAGACAGCCAACTTGGCCACATGCACCAGAGATGATTGGAAACCAAATCCACTTTGTCAAG AAATCGTAGGAACCTAA